AAATACACacttacttacttacttacttacttggttggttaaaaaaaattttttttatatatataaattgaagtttattgtagtagtagtagtagtggtggtggtaaaataaagaaagaaagaaagaaagaaaaattgaatcattaattgatttgtatGTGATTACTCACCAACTAATCTACTATCAATATTATCCATAGATAAATCACCATTATCAgtatgataatgatgatgttgacGACTAGCATTGGCGACTGCAGCAAtggcagcagcagcagtaCCATCAGTATCATTTAATCCATGttcttgtaattgttgttgataatgttgATATTGAGATTCGTctagttgttgttgagcagcagcagcagcttGAGCTTGAGTAGCAGCAACAAATTGACGTTGgaattcttcttgttgctgttgctgttgttgttgttgtgacagttgttgatgatgttgttgatgttgatgttgttgatgttgttgttgttgttgttgttgttggaattGGTCATAACCAACCGCAGTAGCTGTTTGATCACCAGCAGCTCCTTGTAAAAAGGCATTAGCACTAGCAGCAGCAGCCACTGCGGCAACGGCATCGACATCAGCAGTATTAGGACCATCCGTACCCACTTGTGCCACTGCTTGAGCAGCTTGAGCAGCAGCAGCTTGAGCAGCAGCTTTCTTTCTATATTGAGCAGCAGAAATTCTTGAAGGATTATGGAAACCAAAACGActattttgtttctttaatttACGTTTATAACCTCTGATTTcattatatatatcttctcttttaattaaaacatCAGGATATTCCTCTTTAATTTTACTTTCAATATGTGATGGTTTAGTACCAAGTTTGTACATTTCTAAAATCATCacattcaattcatctGAACGTTTGCGTAACATTGGATGATTACTTAATGGATCTAATTGAGGATGATTATGTTCATTACAAGTTGTTCTTAAAGTCCATGCATTAGCAGATTTTTTATATGAAGCTGTCATAGCAAATGGACActttaatttcttggtttTGGTATCGGGATCCAACATATAACCATCACCAACATCAATTTGTTTGGTCACAtcgatttttttgttttttttatgacGATAACGTCCACCCAATTCACAAGTATAATAAATGGCCTTTTTATTAGAATGAGCAATAACAACCCCAAACCCATTATCACGAGCAAATTCAGCaataaattcattcaattcatcacGACTATTGAAAACTTGTTCTGGATAAGGACGAGTAATCAAATTACCTTCAGCAGTGATAGTATTTTCTGTGACTGGATAAATTTTCAGTTTGGAATCAATAATTGGATCAGGGATTTGAATGTTATATTCAGATAATTCATCAGCAGTTGGACCTCCAGTCAATTCAGGAGGGAATTGAGAATGTGAATTTACATGACCaagatgttgttgttgttgttgttgagcaAGTCTTCctaattgttgttgttgttgttgttgaggtAAACCTGCcaaatgttgttgttgagcgtgatgttgttgttgttgtaattgttgatattgttgtttgtattgttcagcagcagcagcagcttCAGCAACTGAATCTGCATCAACTACCGATGAATCATTAGTAGAAATCCCTCTACGAGTCTTTTGTCTTCTACCAgtggaagaagaagatgatgaaggaGTACCTGAacttgattgttgttgttgttgttgctgttgttgttgctgttgttgttgtgatttCGATAATGCAGCAGCATGAGCAATTTGTTCTAATTTTACTCTGACATTGCCTGTTGAAGAATCATCGACGTTTTGTAACAACTGTTCGTCGATGTTTTGGGAATAATCATCTTCGTGATTAGACATTTTTGGGAATGTTTTGCAAcctttgaaaaacaaatgggGAGAACTTGATTAATGATACACTACTCTCCTTTGAAAGATCAAATGTGTTTTGGTAGAAAGGACACACACACACCACAGATTCACATTCACTCACAttggaaataaaaaaattttcttttgtttgtgAGAGAGGTGAGAGAGAGGTGAGAGAGAGGTGAGAGGAGAGAGACGACGAAACATATGGAAGAAAGGTCGtgttgatttcaaaaaaaaaaaacaaaaaaacttCATTCTTATTCTTAGTAGTGGGTGGGTGGGTGGAGGAGTGTGTACAAtggccaaaaaaaaaaaaagaaaatagtCCCagcaattgaaacaatttataTTCCAATAGTaaaaaagttaaatttaagagaagaagaagagaattacaaaattacaaaattacaaaaatcaaatcacaTTGGTCGTCGTTGCAtaacaaatataaatttatgtttataattaaataaCCAAGTTACGTGCATCATTAAGCACTACcaattaatatatatatattattattattattattattattggaattATATAGAGATAAGAAATGGATtacaaaaaccaaaacccCACCCTTTTCACCTTTTCACCTTTTCaccttattttttttaactcaAAAGTTTATTCCCCCTTCTCCCCCTCCAgcatcatttttttttcaattattcaaataatcatcTGCCCATGTAGgtaaaacaaatgaattgGTATGAATGTGTTGATTGTAatatttaaacaatttcaattctttatcaTGATCAAATTTCCGTAATGGATTAACCAAATCTTTTCCAGTATCCATAGTAGCAATTATCAAACCTAATTGACCAGAAGTATAACTTGGCATATAACATTGACAATATTTGACATTAGAAAACACTGTGGCGgcttttgatttcaattctttcaaataaGGTAAATTTAACCATATATTTTCCAGTGATTGCATAATAACAATAcctttttcattcaatgcattcaataataatttgaaataattgatttgaaaaaattcttcGGCGGGACCATCATCAGGATCAGAAGAATCAGTGATAATAACATCATATTTCTTCTCTTTACTactatttttcaaaaattcaaatccatcaccaataattaaattaactTTAGGATGATTATGATATTTAGCCATTTCTGGTAAAAATTTCGTCAGTAATTTAATCACCATATCATCGATTTCCACCATGGTGATTTCTTGTATCGTTTGATCATTTACATGTTTGATTAATTCTCTAATGACGCCAcaatcaccaccaccaataacTAAGACTTTTTTAGGTGATGGATGCGACATAATTGGTAAATGAGTgattaattcttgataaGCAAATTCATCCTTTTCTGTACATTGTATAATCCCATTTAAGACTAAAACATTACCAAAATTTGTACttttaaatattaaaatatcTT
This genomic stretch from Candida albicans SC5314 chromosome 1, complete sequence harbors:
- a CDS encoding spermine synthase (Ortholog(s) have spermine synthase activity, role in pantothenate biosynthetic process, spermine biosynthetic process and cytoplasm localization), whose translation is MSPSTQQQVHESNQSQSNDSSSIGLRLNDNNIQPIEIELSSFKHDSITFHKQDSSYWFYEKSKQSFPGQSFGLQVEKILYHTKSSFQDILIFKSTNFGNVLVLNGIIQCTEKDEFAYQELITHLPIMSHPSPKKVLVIGGGDCGVIRELIKHVNDQTIQEITMVEIDDMVIKLSTKFLPEMAKYHNHPKVNLIIGDGFEFLKNSSKEKKYDVIITDSSDPDDGPAEEFFQINYFKLLLNALNEKGIVIMQSSENIWLNLPYLKELKSKAATVFSNVKYCQCYMPSYTSGQLGLIIATMDTGKDLVNPLRKFDHDKELKLFKYYNQHIHTNSFVLPTWADDYLNN
- a CDS encoding uncharacterized protein (Protein of unknown function; Spider biofilm repressed), producing MSNHEDDYSQNIDEQLLQNVDDSSTGNVRVKLEQIAHAAALSKSQQQQQQQQQQQQQQSSSGTPSSSSSSTGRRQKTRRGISTNDSSVVDADSVAEAAAAAEQYKQQYQQLQQQQHHAQQQHLAGLPQQQQQQQLGRLAQQQQQQHLGHVNSHSQFPPELTGGPTADELSEYNIQIPDPIIDSKSKIYPVTENTITAEGNLITRPYPEQVFNSRDELNEFIAEFARDNGFGVVIAHSNKKAIYYTCELGGRYRHKKNKKIDVTKQIDVGDGYMLDPDTKTKKLKCPFAMTASYKKSANAWTLRTTCNEHNHPQLDPLSNHPMLRKRSDELNVMILEMYKLGTKPSHIESKIKEEYPDVLIKREDIYNEIRGYKRKLKKQNSRFGFHNPSRISAAQYRKKAAAQAAAAQAAQAVAQVGTDGPNTADVDAVAAVAAAASANAFLQGAAGDQTATAVGYDQFQQQQQQQQHQQHQHQQHHQQSSQQQQQQQQQEEFQRQFVAATQAQAAAAAQQQLDESQYQHYQQQLQEHGLNDTDGTAAAAIAAVANASRQHHHYHTDNGDLSMDNIDSRLVGE